The DNA segment ACCTCACAGGAAAAGCTGAACTTCTTGGAAATTTGTTGACAAAGCCTCCTGCGGTGTGAGGAATGTTGTCCAAATATGGGTGAAGTCTGCtggagagcgtgtgtgtgtgacttgcaTCTACTGTAACTCCTCACCTCTCCGGAGAAGCTGTACTTCCCCTTGAGGATTTGTCGGTACAGCCGCATGCGGTTGTCGTCCTCGAACGGCATGGTTCCACTCAGCAGGATGTACGATATCACCCCCAGCGCCCACATGTCCACAGCGTTCGTGTAGGGCTTCCTCACCAGGATCTCAGGCGCGATGTACTCCGGCGTGCCGCAGGTGGTCTTCATCAGACACTCGTCCCccttcttcctgctgctggccAAACCGAAGTCGGTGATGATGATCTTGGAATCGGCCCCGGGGTGATAGTAGAGCAGGTTCTCCGGCTTCAGATCTCGGTGAGTGATCCCCAACGTGTGGAGATACTTGACGCCGTCCAGCACCATCTGCAGCACCCGGGTGGCATCCCGCTCTGTGAAGGAGCCACGAGCGATGATCCGGTCGAAGAGCTCTCCTCCAGTGGCGAGCTCCATCACCATGTAGACACGTTCCGCCGTCTCAAACACCTCCATCAGCTGGATTATATTGGTGTGACGAACACGCCTGAGAACACACAGCTCGGACTCGcacacctccctcccctcccgaTAACGAGTCTCTATCATCTTGATGGCGTACGGCTGCCGCGTGCTCTTGTGTTCCACACGAACAACCCGGCTAAAACTCCCTCGTCCTATCAGAGCTTTGATGTCGTACTTGGCTGTGACCCGTGGATCAAACTTGGCTCGATATTTTGCCACCTTCTTCCGCTGAGGGTCCGACAGTTCGGACGCGTCCTTGGGCGGCTGGGCGGAAGCGGTAGGAGTGGCAGCTTGTGCCTGGGCCTGATATGGGGAGGTGGAGTCGGCCTTGTCACCGCCCCCACCCCCGCCCATCTTGCTTCCAGTGCCATCCCCTCGTATGAAGTGCTTGAAGATATCTGTCTGGGGGGGCTGCGGAGGATCAACCTGAAAAATCATCAAATAATGTTATTAGAATAATATAATTCACATTCAATTATAAACACAAATCTTTAATAAGTAGCTAGATTCACTAATTAGTTGATCTACAGTGAAGTTTTCCTTGTTAAGCTAAAACACAGTATTTTCTTGCACGAGCTTGACAACGTGAGGAAAGCATAGTTTTCTCTGCttttatatcaatataattTGGTGGGTCTGACACAACAAGACATCTGAAGACAGGCTGTAAGAAGCTGTGACATGCATTTAATACAGTTACGTGACTTTTAATAGAGGACATGATCAACTTATTATAAGTTTCTTTTACTGACCTTTTTGACCAGGTCCAACTGAACATCCCCCGGAGGCTCAGGGAGGACCTTACTGTTCCTGCAACCCATCACATCACCTTGGGCCGCTGCCCATTCAGCCACGCAGGCCACCAGGAGCCCTGCCTCATCACCGCTACAGCAGATTCAACACACTCAGGACATCCAACATCCAGGCCGTACCCACGCGGAGTCAGAGGGTTCATGAATAAAGCTGATTACACCCCCTCAAGTCCCAATGAGCTGGCATCAGCAGTCACAGCTCATGAACacaagcaatacatccacttAGGTCCAGTTTAACAGCCGAGGAGCTCATTAATGCATTCTGGTAATCACGTCGGGCGTCTCCACTCCCACAGCAAGTGCTTTACCATCGGgtcacagttttcttttataGACCTGTGTTGATGGGTCTTATGCCCACACACTGTATGCAGCCAGGGGGGGGGGACCTCAAACCCCTTGAAGAAGCTACCAGGGCCCCATCTCAGATGACGTTAAAATGTTATGGAGAAAATTGCAACGGTGGGTTTGGATCCTCGCTGCACAAACAACGATTGATCAGGAGAAGAGCTGCTTTGAACCAACTTGTAAGTATGGTCGCCTTTAGCAGAAATGCATCATCGTCCTCAGGATTCACGCAGAACTTCCACAGACAATCACACCATCAACTCTGCTGGGATCCATCGGGAGAAGCTGCAGCGTCAGCAGCGGTCGGACTGCAGATAGAGCAGCTCCCCTGGAGAATCACAGTGGAGGGAGGCTCTGAAAGGAAGAACGTAAAAATGCAATATGAAACTCGAGACTTCATGGTTTGGGCTCAACAGATACATGGACAGGCACCGTGTCTGTGGATATATGCTGAATACTGACATGGCAACAGCTTCCTGTGAACATTGTGTGCACAGGGATTTGCCATTTTGCCATTTTGCCAATAAAGGAGGACATATTGTAAAAGTCAGCTCGTGCAGGGTTTGATCACAGACaagttttaatttgtcattttaaaaagaaaaaaacctcaATTACCAGAAAGTTTGTTGGAGTTATTATTAGAAATATTGTGTAACAAATGTGTAACAACTTCCTTTACTTTGTCAGACATGAAAACAGCTGATTAAGAAGAAAGCTCCTTTAAAATcaagtgaaaacataataaaataaatgaaacatgacACTGTGAATGTACTTAAGAGACTTTACAGTGTGTTTAAGTTCAGTTAAGATAAGGCCTGAGCCATGTCAgtggtttttctttctgcaccCAAAACACCATCAGACCACTTCTCTCGGCAACGTATGGAAACTGTGCGACTGTCggtaaaaacatccacaatcGTTTTAACAAAACAAGTGACAGAGTGACTTTGAGGCTCACCTCGTAACTTCGGagtgtgtgttagcatgctagctagcagctagcagAAGGGCAGGACCCGCAGCTCTGCCAAACCCAGCCTCCTCACCCCACTCTCACTCAGCTGAGCTCTCCATTTTCACCCCGACTTCACAAACAACTCCGCCGCGTCTCCGTCGGTGAAGCTGCGGTGTCAGCGCCGCGCTCTGCCGCTTCTCGGCCGGGCAAGTTTTTCTGAGAGAGAGGCGAGGCGGTTggaggaatgaaaaaaaataaataacggTAATAAAAACACACGCAGAAGTTGGTCGCTCCCCTGGACGGTGTTTTTCACTCAGGACCCAGATTCCCACAGGCAGAAGAACGGGAAGCCAGTGAATGCAACACGGGGCTTCCGcttcatattttcaaaataaaaggttaaaatTCCTTCAAGCAACGTGCCTTTTCACAGAGATGGAGGAATTAAcctttttttggtttatttatttggtggtccatatctatctatctatctatctatctaatctatctatctctatctatctatttatctatctatctatctacctatctatctatctctctctctctctctctctctctctctctctctctctctctctctatctctctatctataaCATCAGTTAGTTTCTGGTAGTCTGTGGTTAATTGTGTGACTATTTGTGTAAGTACACTGAGCGCAACTACACTAGAGTCAAATTCctaaataaagctgattctgattaTCTCAAGGGTTTTTTattagtttctcaagaaacaatgagattcaGGATTTTGGATCCTGGAGGACTGGGACGAGTAGACAACTTTTCTGATggaggatattttggcttaatttctggatagtggggggGAAGTGGAGAGTGGTTATCCATCTTCACACACAGTTTATGGTGTAATGCTTGTATGTTGCATGTTTTGTAAAGGAATGAGTAGAAGGCATCATACAGATAATCTGGGGGCACATAATGTTCTAGCTGAGAGAAGACAAGGTTGAGTGGCTCCTTTTTGGCTCGTGCCCCCCCACTTTGGCGACCACCAGAGATTTAGTGTATATGCATTTTCTAGATGCCACACACCACAGATTATGAAgatgaatatgaatgtttttatatttcaacaaCCCAGGTCTGTGCCTTTTTATATTGAAGGGCCAAACGTACAACTTCCGGTCCAGGTCTGTGTCTGTCCAGCTTGACGGAGCTCCTCTTCCACCCAACTTCTTTTGTAGAGACAGGACGACCTCCCTCAGCTTGTTTCGACCCCGTTCAGTCCTCACCGTCACTTCCTGGATACGGAGACAAGTCCCTCGCACAAAGTGCTGACATCTCCTCTTGGAAAAGTACTAGAGAGTCTGGGAGAATCGAACCTCAGCCTCACGAGTTCAGGTCGGAGGAGTCACACACAGGATGAGTCTGAACCTTCA comes from the Hippoglossus stenolepis isolate QCI-W04-F060 chromosome 5, HSTE1.2, whole genome shotgun sequence genome and includes:
- the pskh1 gene encoding serine/threonine-protein kinase H1 homolog — its product is MGCRNSKVLPEPPGDVQLDLVKKVDPPQPPQTDIFKHFIRGDGTGSKMGGGGGGDKADSTSPYQAQAQAATPTASAQPPKDASELSDPQRKKVAKYRAKFDPRVTAKYDIKALIGRGSFSRVVRVEHKSTRQPYAIKMIETRYREGREVCESELCVLRRVRHTNIIQLMEVFETAERVYMVMELATGGELFDRIIARGSFTERDATRVLQMVLDGVKYLHTLGITHRDLKPENLLYYHPGADSKIIITDFGLASSRKKGDECLMKTTCGTPEYIAPEILVRKPYTNAVDMWALGVISYILLSGTMPFEDDNRMRLYRQILKGKYSFSGEPWPSVSNLAKDFVERILTVDPSERLTAGQALKHPWVVSMAASSSMKNLQRCISQNLLKRASSRCHSTKSAQSTRSSRSTKSNKARRVREKELRELNRRYQQQYNG